From Medicago truncatula cultivar Jemalong A17 chromosome 7, MtrunA17r5.0-ANR, whole genome shotgun sequence, a single genomic window includes:
- the LOC11430826 gene encoding subtilisin-like protease SBT5.4, translating into MWSSKKLLFLFFLFTTLFQSSSAVKKSYIVYLGSHEHGGVTEADFDRVTDTHHEFLQSYVGSHEKAKEAMIYSYTKNINGFAALLEEKEAADIAEHPNVVSVLLNRGRKLHTTHSWEFMSMEHNGVAPSHSLFRKARYGEDVIIGNLDSGVWPESPSFGDEGIGPIPSRWKGTCQNDHTGFRCNRKLIGARYFNKGYATYAGSEVVQNGTLDTPRDNKGHGSHTLSTLGGNFVSGANFVGLGNGTAKGGSPKARVAAYKVCWPPIDGSECFDADIMAAFDMAIHDGVDVLSISLGSPAVDYFDDALSIAAFHAVKKGITVLCSAGNSGPTFGTVSNVAPWILTVAASTLDREFDTVVQLHNGQHFKGASLSTALPENKLYPLITAAEAKLAEAPVENATLCMNGTIDPEKASGRILVCLRGINGKVEKSLVALEAKAVGMILFNDRSHGNELTDDPHFLPTAHIIYEDGVAVFAYINSTKNPLGYIHPPTTKLKIKPAPSMAVFSSRGPNTITPEILKPDVTAPGVNIIAAYSGAVSPTKLDSDKRRVPFMTMSGTSMSCPHVAGVVGLLKTLHPTWSPSAIKSAIMTTARTRDNTVKPIVDDINVKATPFDYGSGHIRPNRAMDPGLVYELNINDYINFLCFLGYNQTQISMFSGTNHHCDGINILDFNYPTITIPILYGSVTLSRKLKNVGPPGTYTASLRVPAGLSISVQPKKLKFDKIGEEKSFNLTIEVTRSGGATVFGGLTWSDGKHHVRSPITVGGVKG; encoded by the exons ATGTGGTCTTCCAAAAAGCTTCTCTTCCTGTTCTTTCTTTTTACTACTTTGTTTCAATCATCATCTGCGGTaaaaaag TCTTACATAGTATATTTGGGATCACATGAGCATGGAGGAGTTACGGAAGCCGATTTTGACCGAGTTACCGATACACATCATGAATTCCTTCAATCCTATGTGGGAAG CCATGAGAAAGCAAAAGAGGCAATGATATATTCATACACAAAGAATATCAATGGATTTGCTGCTCTCTTGGAAGAGAAAGAAGCTGCTGATATTGCAG AGCATCCAAACGTTGTGTCAGTGTTGTTAAACCGAGGAAGAAAGTTACACACTACACACTCATGGGAATTCATGTCAATGGAACACAATGGTGTGGCTCCTTCTCATTCCCTCTTTAGAAAAGCAAGATACGGTGAAGATGTTATTATTGGGAATCTTGATTCTg GTGTATGGCCAGAATCTCCAAGCTTTGGAGATGAAGGGATAGGGCCCATTCCCTCAAGGTGGAAAGGAACTTGTCAGAATGATCACACAGGCTTCCGTTGCAACAG GAAGCTTATAGGAGCAAGATACTTCAATAAAGGTTATGCTACCTATGCAGGGTCAGAGGTGGTACAAAACGGCACACTTGATACTCCACGAGATAATAAAGGTCATGGATCTCACACACTATCAACATTAGGAGGGAACTTTGTTTCCGGAGCTAATTTTGTTGGCTTAGGCAACGGAACTGCTAAAGGTGGCTCTCCCAAAGCAAGAGTTGCTGCTTACAAAGTCTGCTGGCCACCAATTGATGGCAGCGAATGCTTTGATGCTGATATCATGGCAGCCTTTGATATGGCTATTCATGATGGGGTTGATGTTCTTTCCATATCTCTTGGAAGTCCTGCTGTTGATTACTTTGATGATGCTCTTTCAATTGCTGCATTTCATGCTGTTAAGAAAGGCATCACTGTGTTGTGTTCAGCTGGAAATTCTGGACCAACATTTGGAACTGTTTCAAATGTTGCACCTTGGATATTAACTGTTGCTGCAAGTACCTTAGATAGAGAGTTTGATACTGTTGTTCAACTCCATAATGGACAACACTTTAAG GGAGCTAGCCTTTCTACAGCTTTGCCAGAAAACAAGCTTTATCCACTCATTACTGCTGCTGAGGCAAAATTGGCTGAAGCACCGGTTGAAAACGC TACTCTATGTATGAATGGAACAATTGACCCCGAGAAAGCAAGTGGCCGAATATTGGTTTGTCTTCGAGGTATTAATGGGAAAGTGGAAAAGAGTCTTGTTGCTTTGGAGGCTAAAGCAGTTGGAATGATTCTTTTTAACGATCGGTCTCATGGCAATGAGCTTACTGATGATCCTCATTTCCTACCTACAGCACATATTATTTATGAAGATGGTGTTGCTGTCTTTGCCTACATCAATTCAACCAA GAATCCACTAGGATATATTCATCCACCCACAacaaagttgaaaataaaaccTGCTCCAAGCATGGCGGTCTTCTCCTCTAGAGGGCCTAACACAATCACACCAGAGATCCTCAAG CCAGATGTAACCGCACCCGGTGTGAACATTATTGCTGCCTACTCAGGAGCGGTTAGTCCCACAAAATTGGATTCTGATAAACGTAGGGTTCCTTTCATGACAATGTCTGGAACATCCATGTCATGCCCTCATGTGGCTGGAGTCGTTGGCCTTCTTAAGACTCTCCACCCCACCTGGAGTCCATCAGCTATTAAATCTGCAATCATGACAACTG CTAGGACAAGGGACAACACTGTTAAACCTATCGTTGATGATATTAATGTCAAGGCAACACCATTTGACTACGGTTCTGGTCACATAAGACCAAATCGTGCCATGGATCCTGGTTTGGTGTATGAGTTAAACATCAATGATTACATAAACTTTCTTTGTTTCTTAGGTTATAACCAAACACAAATTAGCATGTTCTCCGGTACTAATCATCATTGTGATGGTATAAACATTCTGGATTTCAACTATCCTACAATAACAATACCTATACTCTATGGTTCAGTTACTTTGAGTCGGAAGCTGAAAAATGTTGGACCACCAGGCACTTACACTGCAAGCCTCCGTGTACCTGCTGGACTTTCGATATCAGTGCAGCCtaagaagttgaaatttgacaaAATTGGTGAAGAGAAGAGTTTTAATTTGACAATTGAAGTTACTAGATCAGGTGGGGCTACTGTATTTGGAGGCCTAACTTGGTCAGATGGCAAACACCATGTTAGGAGTCCAATTacagttggaggagttaaaggttag
- the LOC11425206 gene encoding protein NRT1/ PTR FAMILY 5.2: MCLLTLSVSLPSLRPPECAPGIADHNCPKASTLQKGIFFLALYIIAVGTGGTKPNISTMGADQFDEFEPKERSYKLSFFNWWFFSIFLGTLFSNTFLIYIQDNVGWAVGYGLPTIGLGISIFVFMVGTPLYRHKLPSGSPLTRMLQVYVATFRKWKSCVPEDPKELHELSMEDYACKGRNRIDRSTSLSFLDKAAIKTGQTSPWMLCTVTQVEETKQMTKMIPILITTIMPSTLMIQSTTLFIKQGITLDKRMGPHFDIPPACLTAFVTIFMLISIVVYDRVFVPVIRRYTKNPRGITMLQRLGIGLVLHVIIMVTACLAERKRLSVARENGLFGQHDTLPLTIFILLPQFALTGVADNFVDIAKMEIFYDQAPEGMKSLGTAYFTTSLGLGSFLSTVLLSAVANITQRHGHKGWILNNLNTSRLDYYYVFLAILSLLNFLFFVVVAKFYAYNVDVTQNKYGLEMILASTQEDNAKIRQSTPQPDAKSWENKAVVPSASP; this comes from the exons ATGTGCTTGTTGACTCTATCAGTTTCACTACCATCTTTGAGGCCACCAGAATGTGCACCAGGCATAGCAGACCATAACTGCCCCAAGGCATCAACATTGCAAAAGGGTATTTTCTTCCTTGCCCTGTATATCATTGCCGTAGGCACAGGGGGGACCAAGCCAAACATTTCTACAATGGGAGCAGACCAATTTGACGAGTTCGAGCCCAAAGAGAGATCCTATAAGCTTTCTTTCTTCAATTGGTGGTTTTTTAGTATTTTCCTGGGTACCCTATTCTCCAACACTTTCTTAATTTACATACAAGACAATGTGGGTTGGGCTGTTGGGTACGGCCTTCCAACCATTGGACTTGGTAtttcaatatttgtttttatggtAGGAACTCCATTGTATAGGCACAAATTGCCCTCAGGAAGCCCTTTGACTAGGATGCTCCAAGTCTATGTGGCTACTTTTCGAAAGTGGAAATCATGCGTCCCAGAAGATCCAAAAGAGCTGCATGAGTTGAGTATGGAAGATTATGCTTGTAAGGGGAGAAACAGAATTGATCGCAGCACTTCATTGAG TTTCCTTGACAAAGCAGCTATAAAGACCGGCCAAACGTCGCCATGGATGCTTTGTACAGTGACACAAGTTGAGGAAACcaaacaaatgacaaaaatGATTCCTATTCTGATTACAACAATTATGCCAAGCACATTGATGATTCAATCGACCACACTCTTCATTAAACAAGGCATCACACTAGACAAGAGAATGGGACCCCATTTTGATATTCCTCCGGCGTGTCTGACAGCATTTGTAACTATCTTCATGCTTATAAGCATTGTAGTCTATGACCGTGTTTTTGTGCCAGTGATTCGGCGGTACACAAAGAACCCCAGAGGGATAACAATGCTACAAAGACTAGGAATTGGCCTTGTGCTGCACGTCATTATAATGGTCACTGCATGTTTGGCTGAGAGGAAGCGACTAAGTGTTGCAAGAGAAAATGGTCTCTTTGGCCAGCATGACACCCTTCCTCTTACTATTTTTATTCTGCTACCCCAGTTTGCCTTGACAGGGGTTGCTGATAACTTCGTTGATATTGCCAAGATGGAAATCTTCTATGATCAAGCACCAGAAGGCATGAAAAGTCTCGGAACAGCGTATTTCACAACCAGCTTAGGTTTAGGAAGCTTTCTCAGTACTGTTCTTCTGTCTGCTGTTGCTAATATCACCCAAAGACATGGTCACAAGGGATGGATATTAAATAACCTAAACACTTCCCGtttagattattattatgtattcCTGGCAATACTAAGCTTACTCAACTTCCTTTTCTTTGTGGTTGTTGCCAAGTTTTATGCATATAATGTTGATGTAACACAAAACAAATATGGCTTGGAGATgatccttgcttcaactcaggAGGACAATGCTAAAATAAGGCAAAGCACTCCACAACCAGATGCCAAGTCATGGGAAAATAAGGCTGTTGTTCCTTCTGCTagcccttaa